One stretch of Methylococcus capsulatus DNA includes these proteins:
- a CDS encoding carbon-nitrogen hydrolase, producing MKSILKLALVQQACNGNREHNLAVSVEGVRAAKAKGADLVMLPELHLGPYFCQTEDCGCFDGAEPIPGPTTAELASVARELGIVVVASLFERRAPGLYHNTAVVLDSDGSLAGKYRKMHIPDDPGYYEKFYFTPGDLGFRPIDTSVGRLGLLVCWDQWYPEAARLMALAGADLLLYPTAIGWNPADDEAERSRQLEAWITVQRGHAVANGLTVAACNRIGSEPDPSGQTPGIVFWGNSFAAGPQGEFLCRAGSTDAELLMVAVDRKRSEDVRRIWPFLRDRRIDSYDGLLRRYLD from the coding sequence ATGAAATCCATCCTCAAGCTGGCGCTGGTACAGCAGGCCTGTAACGGCAACCGGGAACACAATCTGGCCGTATCGGTCGAAGGCGTCCGCGCTGCCAAGGCCAAAGGTGCCGACCTGGTAATGCTGCCGGAGCTGCACCTCGGGCCGTATTTCTGCCAAACCGAGGACTGCGGCTGTTTCGACGGCGCCGAACCCATTCCCGGCCCCACCACCGCCGAACTGGCATCCGTGGCGCGGGAGCTGGGCATCGTGGTGGTCGCCTCGCTGTTCGAACGGCGGGCCCCTGGCCTCTATCACAACACGGCGGTGGTGCTGGACAGTGACGGCAGCCTGGCCGGAAAGTACCGGAAGATGCACATCCCGGACGATCCCGGCTATTACGAGAAGTTCTATTTCACCCCCGGCGACCTAGGCTTCCGCCCCATCGACACCTCGGTCGGACGTCTGGGGCTGCTGGTCTGCTGGGACCAATGGTATCCGGAGGCCGCGCGCCTGATGGCGCTGGCCGGTGCCGATCTCCTGCTCTACCCCACAGCCATCGGCTGGAACCCGGCCGACGACGAGGCCGAACGGTCGCGTCAGCTCGAGGCCTGGATCACTGTGCAGCGCGGCCACGCGGTGGCCAACGGACTTACGGTGGCCGCCTGCAACCGCATTGGCAGCGAACCCGATCCCAGCGGCCAGACGCCCGGCATTGTGTTCTGGGGAAACAGTTTCGCCGCCGGCCCCCAGGGCGAATTCCTCTGCCGCGCCGGTTCGACGGACGCGGAATTGCTGATGGTGGCGGTGGACCGCAAGCGCTCCGAAGACGTCAGGCGCATCTGGCCTTTTCTGCGTGACCGCCGTATCGACAGTTATGACGGATTATTGCGGCGCTATCTCGATTGA
- the recN gene encoding DNA repair protein RecN, with the protein MLTSLSIKDLAVVAALDLDLRPGFTVLTGETGAGKSILLTALGLALGDRADSGLVRPGAERGEVSLCFTLDDAPSAREWLIGHELAETDEDTCLIRRTISADGRSRAFINGRPATLPNLQALGRHLVEIHGQHAHLNLLQAGEQRALLDRHAGCRELASELKLIFDRWKALSERIDRLQQDVSSRNARQELLQYQVNELEQLEIETLDYRALSEEHELLANLGRVSEIGYTQLKLLYEDEQYSVNGLLARSAQAVGELAQISKDFTESLELLESARIQVKEAAMALRHHLDALDPDPAKFAALEQKLAEVHQLARKHQVRPEDLPGHLEALRTELRSMESGEERLEHLLAEQSDLLAAYDAAARSLSAKRRVAADALETDISRLIHELGMPHGRFAVAFETDSEAPPAPHGRDRIEFLVSANPGLPPRPLSRVASGGELSRISLAIEVASIAQKTTPTLIYDEVDTGIGGGVAEMVGIKLRSLGINRQVLCVTHLPQIAALGHHHLLVEKHAQDGITESTVRPLTMEERTGEIARMLGGLRITVQTLAHAREMLALAH; encoded by the coding sequence ATGCTGACCAGCTTGAGCATAAAGGATCTGGCGGTGGTTGCCGCCCTCGACCTGGACCTTCGGCCCGGCTTCACCGTGCTCACCGGCGAAACCGGCGCGGGGAAATCCATCCTGCTCACCGCCCTGGGACTGGCACTCGGCGACCGGGCCGATTCGGGCTTGGTGCGGCCGGGCGCGGAGCGCGGCGAAGTCAGCCTGTGCTTCACTCTGGACGACGCGCCTTCCGCCCGTGAATGGCTCATCGGCCACGAATTGGCCGAAACCGATGAAGACACCTGTTTGATTCGCCGGACCATCAGCGCGGACGGGCGCTCACGCGCGTTCATCAATGGCCGTCCGGCGACCCTTCCGAACCTCCAGGCCTTGGGACGACACCTGGTGGAAATCCATGGCCAACACGCCCATTTGAACCTGCTGCAAGCCGGCGAGCAGCGGGCCTTGCTTGACCGGCACGCGGGCTGCCGCGAACTGGCATCGGAGCTGAAGCTGATTTTCGATCGCTGGAAAGCACTTTCCGAGCGGATCGACCGCCTGCAACAGGACGTCAGCAGCCGCAACGCCCGCCAGGAATTGCTCCAGTACCAGGTCAACGAGCTGGAGCAGCTCGAGATCGAGACCCTGGATTACCGCGCTCTGTCGGAAGAGCACGAGCTGCTGGCCAATCTCGGCCGGGTCTCCGAAATCGGCTACACCCAGCTCAAGCTGCTTTACGAGGACGAGCAGTATTCGGTGAACGGCTTGCTGGCGCGATCCGCTCAGGCGGTCGGCGAACTCGCGCAGATTTCGAAGGACTTCACCGAATCCCTGGAGTTGCTGGAAAGCGCCCGGATACAGGTCAAGGAGGCGGCGATGGCGTTGCGGCACCACCTCGACGCACTCGATCCAGACCCGGCCAAATTCGCGGCGCTGGAACAGAAGCTGGCGGAGGTTCACCAGCTCGCACGCAAGCACCAGGTCCGCCCGGAAGATCTGCCCGGCCACCTCGAAGCGCTCCGAACCGAACTAAGGAGCATGGAATCCGGTGAGGAACGGCTCGAACACCTGCTTGCCGAACAAAGCGATCTGCTGGCCGCTTACGATGCCGCCGCCCGCAGTCTTTCGGCCAAACGGCGGGTGGCGGCAGATGCGCTGGAGACCGACATATCGCGGCTCATCCACGAACTCGGCATGCCGCACGGGCGTTTCGCCGTCGCATTCGAGACAGACAGTGAAGCTCCGCCCGCCCCGCATGGCCGGGACAGGATCGAGTTCCTGGTCAGTGCCAATCCGGGCTTGCCGCCACGACCGCTGTCGCGGGTCGCTTCCGGCGGCGAACTCTCGCGCATCAGTCTGGCGATCGAGGTCGCATCGATCGCGCAAAAGACCACGCCGACCCTGATCTACGACGAGGTGGACACCGGCATCGGCGGCGGCGTCGCCGAGATGGTGGGAATCAAACTGCGCTCGCTCGGTATCAACCGCCAGGTACTGTGCGTGACCCATCTGCCCCAGATCGCGGCCTTGGGACATCATCACCTGCTGGTGGAAAAACACGCGCAAGACGGTATCACCGAGTCCACGGTACGGCCGCTGACCATGGAGGAACGCACCGGCGAAATCGCCCGCATGCTCGGCGGCCTGCGCATCACCGTGCAAACCCTGGCCCATGCCCGGGAAATGCTGGCCCTGGCGCATTGA
- the dnaK gene encoding molecular chaperone DnaK yields MAKIIGIDLGTTNSCVAILEGGKPRVIENAEGARTTPSIVAFTADNEVLVGQSAKRQAITNPKNTLFAIKRLIGRRYKDDVVQKDIKMVPYTIVEAENGDAWVEVAGKKMAPPEISARVLMKLKKDAEAYLGEEIKEAVITVPAYFNDSQRQATKDAGRIAGLDVKRIINEPTAAALAYGMDKKRGDQKIAVYDLGGGTFDISIIEIAEVDGEHQFEVLSTNGDTFLGGEDFDLRIIEYIVDEFRKEQGIDLHNDPLALQRLKESAEKAKIELSSSQQTEINLPYITADATGPKHLNIKLTRAKLEALVEDLILRTRGPCETALKDAGVKPGDIDEVILVGGQTRMPKVQEFVKQIFGKEPRKDVNPDEAVAVGAAIQAGVLGGQVKDVLLLDVTPLSLGIETLGGVMTKLIEKNTTIPTKATQVFSTAEDNQTAVTIHVLQGEREMARDNKSLGRFDLTDIPMAPRGVPQIEVTFDIDANGILNVSAKDKATGKQQSIVIRASSGLSEDEIKRMVKDAELHAEEDRRMHELVSARNHADAVVHATNKTLAELGDKVSGEERAKIEAAMNDLKDAMGGDNKDLIEQRTRTLTELSGKLAERLYAQQGGTTGTETHGHEKTGGSGGGDDVVDAEFEEVRDDKR; encoded by the coding sequence ATGGCAAAGATTATCGGGATCGACCTGGGCACCACCAACTCGTGTGTGGCCATCCTTGAGGGCGGTAAACCCCGCGTGATCGAGAACGCCGAAGGCGCACGTACCACGCCGTCGATCGTCGCCTTCACCGCTGATAACGAGGTGTTGGTGGGGCAATCCGCCAAGCGGCAGGCTATCACCAATCCCAAGAATACCTTGTTCGCGATCAAGCGGCTGATCGGCCGCCGCTACAAGGATGATGTCGTCCAGAAGGACATCAAGATGGTGCCTTACACCATCGTCGAGGCGGAGAACGGCGACGCCTGGGTAGAGGTCGCCGGCAAGAAGATGGCGCCGCCGGAGATCTCGGCGCGCGTCCTGATGAAGCTCAAGAAGGATGCCGAGGCTTATCTGGGGGAAGAGATCAAGGAAGCGGTCATCACCGTGCCGGCCTATTTCAATGATTCCCAGCGCCAGGCCACCAAGGACGCTGGCCGCATCGCCGGCCTCGACGTCAAGCGCATCATCAACGAGCCGACCGCGGCGGCGCTGGCCTATGGTATGGACAAGAAGCGCGGCGATCAGAAGATCGCGGTCTACGACCTGGGGGGGGGCACCTTCGACATCTCCATCATCGAGATCGCCGAAGTCGATGGCGAGCACCAGTTCGAAGTGCTGTCGACCAACGGTGATACCTTTCTCGGCGGTGAGGACTTCGATCTGCGCATCATCGAATACATCGTGGACGAGTTCCGCAAAGAGCAGGGCATTGATCTGCACAACGATCCGCTGGCGCTCCAGCGCCTGAAGGAATCCGCCGAGAAGGCCAAGATCGAGCTGTCTTCCAGCCAGCAGACCGAGATCAATCTGCCCTACATCACGGCGGATGCGACCGGCCCCAAGCACCTCAACATCAAGCTGACCCGGGCCAAGCTGGAGGCCCTGGTGGAAGACCTGATCCTGCGCACCCGGGGACCTTGCGAAACCGCGCTGAAGGACGCCGGTGTGAAGCCGGGCGACATCGACGAAGTCATTCTGGTCGGTGGTCAGACCCGCATGCCCAAGGTGCAGGAGTTCGTGAAGCAAATCTTCGGCAAGGAACCGCGCAAAGACGTCAATCCGGACGAGGCTGTGGCGGTCGGCGCCGCCATCCAGGCGGGCGTGCTCGGCGGCCAGGTGAAGGACGTGCTGCTGCTGGACGTGACCCCCTTGTCGCTGGGTATCGAGACCCTCGGCGGCGTCATGACCAAACTGATCGAAAAGAACACTACGATCCCGACCAAGGCAACTCAGGTTTTCTCCACCGCGGAGGACAACCAGACCGCCGTGACCATCCACGTGTTGCAGGGTGAGCGGGAAATGGCACGCGACAACAAGTCGCTGGGACGCTTCGACCTGACCGACATCCCGATGGCACCCCGCGGCGTGCCGCAGATCGAGGTGACTTTCGACATCGACGCCAACGGTATCCTGAACGTTTCGGCCAAGGACAAGGCGACCGGCAAGCAACAATCCATCGTTATCCGAGCCTCCAGCGGCCTGTCCGAAGACGAGATCAAGCGCATGGTTAAGGACGCCGAGCTGCACGCGGAAGAAGACCGCCGCATGCACGAGCTGGTCAGCGCGCGCAATCATGCCGATGCCGTGGTCCACGCCACCAACAAGACGCTCGCCGAACTGGGCGACAAGGTCTCCGGCGAGGAGCGGGCGAAGATCGAAGCGGCCATGAACGACCTGAAGGATGCCATGGGCGGCGATAACAAGGATCTGATCGAGCAGCGGACCCGGACGCTGACCGAGCTTTCCGGCAAGCTCGCCGAACGGCTCTATGCCCAGCAGGGCGGCACGACGGGCACCGAAACGCACGGTCACGAGAAGACTGGCGGGAGCGGTGGCGGCGATGACGTCGTCGACGCCGAGTTCGAGGAAGTCCGCGACGACAAGCGTTGA
- the dnaJ gene encoding molecular chaperone DnaJ, with protein MAKEDYYETLGVPRNASDSDIKKAFRRLAMKYHPDRNKDNPEAEERFKSVKEAYDVLSDPKKRSAYDQFGHAGVDPSMGGGGGFGFTGDNFSDIFSDVFGDIFGGGRRRGRGQRGADLRYNLELTLEEAVAGTEAKIKVPTWVNCTECGGSGARKGTSPVICPTCHGQGAVRMQQGFFSVQQTCPTCRGTGQHVSDPCRVCYGQGRVQETKTLSVKIPPGVDSGDRIRLAGEGEAGEGGGPPGDLYVHIGVKEHPIFTRDGADLYCEVPISFPTACLGGELEVPTLDGKVVLKIPPETQTGRLFRIRGKGVKPVRGGVAGDLLCRVRVETPVRLSKEQIDLIRQLDESLRGGGSHHSPQAHGWLDGVKQFFDRLGL; from the coding sequence ATGGCAAAAGAAGATTATTACGAAACGCTCGGGGTTCCACGCAACGCCAGCGACAGCGACATCAAGAAGGCGTTCCGCCGCCTGGCGATGAAATACCACCCCGACCGAAACAAGGACAATCCCGAGGCCGAGGAGCGTTTCAAGAGTGTGAAGGAAGCCTACGATGTCCTGTCCGACCCCAAGAAGCGGTCGGCCTACGACCAGTTCGGCCATGCCGGGGTGGATCCCTCGATGGGCGGAGGTGGCGGTTTCGGATTCACCGGCGACAATTTCAGCGATATTTTCAGTGACGTCTTCGGCGACATCTTCGGAGGCGGCCGCCGGCGAGGCCGGGGGCAGCGCGGTGCCGACCTGCGCTATAACCTCGAGCTGACGCTGGAGGAGGCCGTGGCCGGGACCGAAGCCAAGATTAAGGTGCCGACCTGGGTCAACTGCACCGAATGTGGCGGCTCTGGCGCCAGGAAAGGCACTTCCCCTGTGATTTGCCCGACCTGTCACGGCCAGGGCGCGGTGCGTATGCAGCAGGGCTTTTTCTCCGTCCAGCAGACCTGCCCGACCTGCCGCGGCACCGGGCAGCACGTTTCCGATCCGTGCCGGGTCTGTTACGGTCAGGGTCGCGTACAGGAGACCAAGACCTTGTCGGTCAAGATTCCGCCCGGCGTGGATAGCGGCGACCGTATTCGGCTTGCCGGCGAGGGCGAAGCGGGGGAGGGCGGCGGCCCGCCGGGGGATCTCTACGTGCACATCGGCGTCAAGGAGCATCCCATCTTCACGCGGGACGGCGCTGATCTGTACTGCGAAGTGCCGATCAGTTTTCCCACCGCCTGTCTGGGTGGCGAGCTGGAAGTGCCGACGCTGGATGGCAAGGTAGTACTCAAGATTCCCCCCGAGACCCAAACCGGGCGGCTGTTCCGGATCCGGGGCAAGGGCGTCAAGCCGGTCCGGGGCGGTGTGGCCGGTGATCTGCTGTGCCGGGTGCGGGTAGAGACGCCGGTGCGCCTGAGCAAGGAGCAGATCGACCTGATCCGCCAGCTCGATGAATCCCTAAGGGGTGGCGGCAGCCATCACAGTCCGCAGGCGCACGGCTGGCTGGACGGCGTCAAGCAGTTCTTCGATCGTTTGGGACTTTGA
- the grpE gene encoding nucleotide exchange factor GrpE, translating into MSEEEMTNGPGPEPRPELLEVETAAAEAAPAGEPDKALLEAQQQASENWDRFVRAQAEMENLRRRLEKDIQNAHKYALEKFAKELLPVMDSLELGIAASTADAPDVAKLREGAELTLKQFQNVFEKFGIVALDPVGEKFNPEQHQAMAMEPAGEAEPNTVVKVYQKGYLLNDRLLRPALVVVAQA; encoded by the coding sequence ATGAGCGAAGAAGAAATGACTAACGGTCCCGGCCCGGAGCCACGGCCGGAGCTGCTGGAGGTGGAGACCGCAGCCGCCGAAGCAGCGCCCGCCGGTGAGCCGGACAAGGCACTGCTCGAGGCGCAGCAGCAGGCCAGCGAAAACTGGGACCGGTTCGTCCGGGCCCAGGCGGAAATGGAAAACCTGCGCCGTCGTCTGGAAAAAGACATCCAGAACGCCCACAAGTACGCCCTGGAAAAATTCGCCAAGGAACTGCTGCCGGTGATGGACAGCCTGGAACTGGGCATCGCGGCTTCCACCGCCGACGCGCCCGACGTCGCCAAACTCCGCGAAGGCGCGGAGCTGACCCTGAAGCAGTTCCAGAACGTGTTCGAGAAGTTCGGCATCGTGGCCCTCGATCCGGTCGGCGAGAAGTTCAATCCGGAGCAGCACCAGGCAATGGCCATGGAACCGGCCGGAGAAGCGGAGCCAAACACCGTAGTCAAGGTTTACCAGAAGGGCTATCTGCTGAATGACCGGCTGCTTCGGCCGGCACTCGTCGTGGTGGCCCAGGCTTGA
- a CDS encoding NAD(+) kinase: protein MLSQFRTIALIGKPDAPRIADTLAAIHAYLLTSGLEILVERGCATLFTHSARTCTMPELAQQADIAVVVGGDGTLLGAARSLYAHGVPLIGINLGRLGFLVDISPSEAVDKLHAILTGAYRAEERHPLVARLIRNEETIAQGSAINEVVVHSGSATSMIELETTIDGVFLNSQRSDGLIVSTPTGSTAYALSAGGPILYPTLNALVLAPINPHTLSNRPIVISGDSLVAIAFRPNKEFRAQVSCDNVPFPEVGIEDRIEIRKAERPFRILHPTDYDFFQILRLKLNWSNR, encoded by the coding sequence ATGCTTTCGCAATTTCGCACCATCGCGCTCATCGGAAAGCCGGATGCTCCCCGGATAGCGGACACTCTCGCTGCCATTCACGCCTATCTGCTGACTTCCGGACTCGAGATCCTGGTCGAGCGTGGCTGTGCGACGCTCTTTACGCATTCCGCCCGGACATGCACGATGCCCGAACTGGCACAGCAGGCCGACATCGCCGTCGTCGTCGGCGGAGACGGCACTTTGCTGGGAGCCGCCCGCAGCCTCTATGCGCATGGCGTGCCCCTCATCGGAATCAACCTGGGCCGGCTGGGGTTTCTGGTGGACATTTCTCCCAGCGAGGCCGTCGACAAGCTCCATGCGATATTGACCGGCGCCTATCGCGCCGAGGAACGTCACCCCCTGGTGGCGCGCCTGATCCGCAACGAAGAAACCATTGCCCAGGGCAGCGCCATCAACGAAGTCGTCGTCCACAGTGGCAGCGCGACCAGTATGATTGAACTGGAAACCACCATCGACGGCGTGTTTCTGAATTCCCAGCGCTCTGACGGCCTGATTGTCTCCACACCCACCGGGTCCACCGCCTACGCGCTGTCGGCCGGCGGCCCGATCCTCTACCCCACGCTCAATGCCCTGGTGCTGGCGCCGATCAACCCCCACACCCTGTCCAACCGTCCCATCGTCATCTCAGGGGACAGCCTGGTGGCGATCGCCTTCCGGCCGAACAAAGAATTCCGCGCTCAGGTGAGCTGCGACAACGTTCCCTTCCCGGAGGTTGGGATCGAGGACCGCATCGAAATCCGCAAGGCGGAACGGCCGTTCCGTATCCTCCATCCGACGGACTATGATTTTTTCCAGATTCTGAGGCTCAAACTCAACTGGAGCAACCGCTAA
- a CDS encoding H-NS family nucleoid-associated regulatory protein: protein MSHDFSGYTAQELQSLIDAATKALKEKLESERREYLRQMSELASKAGVRFQIVEDLSKGVGAPSTRRGAKVPAKYQNPHNPAEKWSGRGVKPRWLQALLAQGHDIKEFEIRA from the coding sequence ATGTCACATGATTTTTCTGGTTATACGGCGCAGGAATTACAGTCGCTCATTGATGCAGCGACCAAGGCGCTCAAGGAAAAACTTGAATCGGAGCGGCGCGAATATCTTCGCCAGATGAGTGAACTGGCTTCCAAGGCGGGTGTCCGGTTCCAGATCGTCGAAGATCTTTCCAAGGGAGTGGGTGCGCCGAGTACCCGCCGGGGCGCCAAGGTGCCTGCGAAATACCAGAACCCGCATAATCCTGCGGAAAAATGGAGCGGCCGAGGCGTGAAACCACGTTGGCTGCAGGCTTTGCTCGCGCAGGGCCACGATATCAAGGAATTTGAGATCAGGGCCTGA
- the hrcA gene encoding heat-inducible transcriptional repressor HrcA: MASFPELSERAQQLLKALVERYIGEGQPVGSRALAKDAGLSPATIRNVMADLEELGLVTSPHTSAGRLPTVSGYRLFVDSLLTVKPLHQAIVDQLWLDLESRENPRDLLETASKLLSELTHMACIISMPRRETLTFQHIEFLPLSDHRVLAILVTSGQEIHNKIIHTPHSFSAAELQTAANFFNAVCGGKDMVSARQYLRAELEKERDRLSEQLLQAGEIAEQALAEGGRSRKPFLVRGETNLMDFVELADVERLRGLFEAFRQKESIVGLLDRCLESPGVKILIGEESGFRPLEPCSLVTASYSVDNRVIGVLGVIGPTRMKYERVIPLVDVTAKLVGAALNQRTLAPT; the protein is encoded by the coding sequence GTGGCGAGTTTCCCCGAACTGAGCGAGCGCGCGCAGCAGCTTTTGAAGGCGCTGGTGGAGCGTTACATCGGCGAAGGTCAGCCGGTCGGTTCGCGTGCCCTCGCCAAGGACGCCGGTTTGAGTCCGGCAACGATACGCAATGTCATGGCCGATCTAGAGGAACTGGGCCTGGTCACCTCGCCGCATACTTCCGCGGGGCGTCTGCCCACGGTGAGCGGCTATCGTCTGTTCGTCGATTCCCTGCTGACCGTGAAACCTCTGCACCAGGCCATCGTCGACCAGTTGTGGCTGGATCTCGAAAGCCGGGAGAACCCGCGCGATCTGCTGGAGACGGCTTCCAAGCTGCTGTCGGAGCTGACCCACATGGCCTGCATCATCTCCATGCCAAGGCGGGAAACCCTGACCTTCCAGCACATCGAATTTCTGCCGCTGTCGGACCACCGGGTGCTGGCGATCCTGGTGACGAGCGGCCAGGAAATCCACAATAAGATCATCCACACTCCCCACAGTTTCAGTGCCGCGGAATTGCAGACCGCGGCCAACTTCTTCAATGCCGTCTGTGGCGGCAAGGACATGGTTTCGGCGCGGCAGTATCTGCGCGCCGAATTGGAGAAGGAGCGCGACCGTCTGAGCGAACAGCTGTTGCAGGCGGGCGAGATCGCCGAACAGGCCCTGGCCGAGGGCGGGCGTTCCAGGAAGCCGTTCCTGGTGCGCGGGGAAACCAACCTCATGGACTTCGTCGAGCTGGCCGACGTCGAGCGGCTGCGCGGTCTGTTCGAGGCGTTCCGGCAGAAGGAAAGCATCGTCGGTCTGCTCGATCGCTGCCTCGAGTCACCCGGGGTGAAGATCCTCATCGGCGAAGAGAGTGGTTTCAGGCCGCTGGAGCCGTGCAGCCTGGTGACCGCTTCGTATTCCGTCGACAACCGGGTGATTGGCGTGCTCGGTGTGATCGGACCGACCCGGATGAAGTATGAACGGGTGATTCCGCTGGTGGACGTCACTGCGAAACTGGTGGGGGCGGCCTTGAATCAGCGGACGCTGGCCCCAACTTAA
- the dapB gene encoding 4-hydroxy-tetrahydrodipicolinate reductase: MVIRVGIAGVAGRMGGNLVRACVAEPVVELTAAVARPGSPAVGRDAGELAGLSAIGLPVVGNLSEVSDKVDVLIDFTLPEVTLAHLEFCRSAGIRLVIGTTGFSAEQRQLIAAAADGMGIVFAPNMSVGVNLALKLLDIAARVVGEHSDIEIVEAHHRHKIDAPSGTALRMGEVVAKALGRNLQDCAIYGREGITGARDAKTIGFSTIRAGDIVGEHTVMFADEGERIEITHKASSRMTFAKGAVRAAVWLMSQGEGLFDMQDVLGLKG, encoded by the coding sequence ATGGTCATCAGGGTAGGAATAGCAGGCGTCGCCGGCAGGATGGGAGGCAATCTCGTGCGTGCCTGTGTGGCCGAGCCGGTAGTGGAGCTGACGGCGGCGGTCGCCCGCCCGGGCAGCCCCGCAGTCGGACGCGACGCCGGCGAACTGGCGGGCCTGTCCGCGATCGGTTTGCCCGTGGTCGGCAACCTGAGCGAAGTGTCGGACAAGGTCGATGTGCTGATCGATTTCACCCTGCCGGAGGTCACGCTGGCCCACCTCGAATTCTGCCGCTCGGCCGGAATCCGGCTGGTGATCGGGACGACCGGCTTCAGCGCGGAGCAGCGCCAGCTCATCGCCGCCGCCGCGGACGGCATGGGTATTGTGTTTGCGCCCAATATGAGCGTGGGTGTGAATCTGGCGCTCAAGCTGCTGGATATCGCCGCCCGGGTGGTGGGTGAGCATTCCGACATCGAGATCGTCGAGGCGCATCACCGCCACAAGATTGATGCGCCATCGGGCACGGCCTTGCGGATGGGCGAGGTGGTGGCCAAAGCACTGGGGCGGAACTTACAGGATTGCGCGATCTATGGCCGCGAAGGCATCACCGGCGCGCGCGATGCCAAGACCATTGGTTTCTCTACCATCCGTGCCGGCGACATCGTCGGCGAGCACACCGTCATGTTCGCCGACGAAGGCGAGCGCATCGAGATCACCCATAAGGCCAGCAGCCGGATGACATTTGCCAAGGGTGCGGTCAGGGCGGCCGTCTGGCTGATGTCTCAAGGCGAAGGACTGTTCGACATGCAGGATGTGCTGGGTTTGAAAGGCTGA
- a CDS encoding agmatine deiminase family protein, translating into MTSIRFIPEWEKQSAVLIAWPPGSGDFAPWLEEVEQTYAAIAAAVSRRETLLIACLDRSHERRIGTILANTGTDYCSRVVFVRIPYDDIWVRDTAPLSRLHEGRLELLDFRFNGWGGKYDCADDAALAARLVTMGIFGQTPRVAVDFVLEGGSVETDGLGTVLTTSQCLLNPNRNPGYSRVEIEARLMETLGTDRILWLDHGKAEGDDTDAHVDTLARFCSEHTIAYTACDDASDPHYAPLKAMERQLQEMKQRDGQPYSLVPLPIPQPIRDGKGRRLPATYANFLIINGAVLVPVYGDPADAVALERLGPCFLGREIVPIHCTPLIRQYGSLHCMTMQFPEAAGVSRP; encoded by the coding sequence GTGACATCGATACGATTCATTCCCGAGTGGGAAAAACAATCCGCCGTGCTGATTGCCTGGCCGCCGGGCAGCGGCGACTTCGCCCCGTGGTTGGAAGAGGTCGAACAGACCTATGCGGCCATTGCCGCGGCGGTGAGCCGGCGCGAAACCCTCCTCATCGCCTGCCTGGACCGGTCCCATGAACGGCGCATTGGTACTATCCTGGCCAATACCGGGACAGACTACTGCAGCCGAGTCGTTTTCGTCCGGATTCCATATGACGATATCTGGGTACGCGACACCGCGCCGCTCAGCCGGCTGCACGAAGGCCGGTTGGAACTGCTGGATTTCCGCTTCAATGGCTGGGGCGGGAAATACGACTGCGCTGACGACGCGGCACTGGCCGCGCGCCTCGTGACCATGGGTATCTTCGGCCAGACGCCACGGGTGGCGGTCGATTTCGTTCTGGAAGGCGGCAGCGTGGAAACCGACGGCCTCGGCACCGTCCTGACGACCAGTCAGTGCCTGCTCAATCCGAACCGCAATCCCGGCTATAGCCGCGTAGAAATCGAGGCCCGGCTCATGGAGACGCTGGGAACCGATCGCATCCTCTGGCTCGATCACGGCAAGGCCGAAGGCGACGACACCGACGCCCATGTCGACACCCTGGCAAGGTTCTGCTCGGAACACACCATCGCCTATACGGCCTGCGACGACGCATCCGATCCGCACTACGCGCCGCTTAAGGCGATGGAGCGGCAGCTGCAAGAGATGAAACAGCGCGACGGCCAGCCTTACTCCCTGGTGCCGTTGCCGATCCCGCAACCCATCCGCGACGGGAAAGGCCGGCGCCTGCCTGCCACCTACGCCAATTTCCTGATCATCAACGGCGCAGTTCTGGTTCCCGTGTACGGCGATCCGGCGGACGCGGTCGCCCTCGAGCGCCTGGGGCCGTGTTTCCTGGGGAGGGAAATCGTCCCCATCCACTGCACTCCGCTGATCCGCCAATACGGTAGCCTGCACTGTATGACCATGCAGTTTCCCGAAGCCGCCGGAGTCTCCCGCCCATGA